Proteins encoded together in one Thalassotalea crassostreae window:
- the thrB gene encoding homoserine kinase: MVKVFAPASIGNVSVGFDVLGMAVTPISGELLGDTVEIDVAENGISDLNCIGSFKDVLPPNKEDNIVWHALQLFEQQLADKSIAVSAVSMTLNKNMPVGSGLGSSACSIVAALVALNEFYQQPFNQQELLFMMGAMEAKISGSLHYDNVAPCFIGGLQLMSSDAKVISRTLPSFDELYWVMAYPGIEMSTKAAREALPENYSRGQLIEFGQNLASFIDACHRQDCDSAMQSIVDIVAEPYRCNLLPKFKENKNYVLANGAKAAGISGSGPTLFVACDDLQKAQQLSQYLQQNYLQSNTGFIHICKTDTAGARVI, from the coding sequence ATGGTAAAAGTATTTGCGCCTGCATCAATCGGCAACGTTAGTGTTGGTTTTGATGTTTTAGGTATGGCGGTTACGCCGATTAGTGGTGAATTACTTGGTGATACGGTTGAGATTGATGTGGCAGAAAATGGCATATCAGATTTAAACTGCATCGGTTCTTTTAAAGATGTTTTACCACCAAACAAAGAAGATAATATTGTTTGGCATGCGCTACAGTTATTTGAGCAGCAACTTGCTGATAAATCTATCGCCGTTAGCGCTGTGTCGATGACCCTGAACAAGAATATGCCTGTAGGAAGTGGCTTAGGTTCATCAGCATGTTCAATCGTTGCTGCGCTTGTGGCACTTAACGAGTTTTATCAACAGCCATTCAATCAGCAAGAGTTGTTGTTTATGATGGGAGCAATGGAAGCCAAAATCAGCGGTAGCTTGCATTATGATAATGTTGCCCCATGTTTTATTGGTGGCTTACAGTTAATGAGCAGCGATGCAAAGGTAATATCACGCACTTTGCCTAGCTTCGATGAGTTGTATTGGGTTATGGCGTATCCAGGCATTGAAATGTCGACTAAGGCGGCTCGAGAAGCTTTGCCTGAAAACTATAGTCGCGGTCAGTTAATCGAATTTGGCCAAAATTTGGCAAGTTTTATTGATGCTTGTCACCGCCAAGATTGTGATAGTGCGATGCAGTCTATTGTCGATATCGTCGCTGAGCCTTATCGCTGTAATTTATTACCGAAATTTAAAGAAAATAAAAATTATGTGTTAGCAAATGGCGCGAAAGCGGCAGGCATATCGGGTTCTGGCCCAACATTATTTGTTGCCTGTGATGATTTGCAAAAGGCACAACAACTTTCACAGTATTTACAACAAAATTATTTGCAATCAAATACTGGGTTTATCCATATTTGTAAAACTGACACCGCTGGTGCCAGAGTAATTTAA
- the thrC gene encoding threonine synthase, which translates to MKFYNLKHPEQEVSFSQAVRQGLGKDQGLFFPKELPQHKNIEQLLAMPLVERSMHVLYPFVEDDLSEAEFRQIITNAFNFPALTQAIDENKSVLELFHGPTLAFKDFGARFMAQCLQQFSKNNDDKITILTATSGDTGAAVAHAFYGLENINVVILYPKGKISLLQEKMFTTLGDNISTLAVEGSFDDCQALVKKAFDDHELAKAIGLNSANSINISRLLAQISYYFEAAAQLFRQRGKIDDLVFSIPSGNFGNLTAGLLAKAIGLPIKRFIAATNVNDTVPRYLQTGEWEPHDTVATMSNAMDVSKPNNWPRVEHMLRSGIVDENALSSVAIDEEQTQMAMINLNSLGYICEPHASVAYKALKYNLDDSEYGVVLGTAHPAKFKDTVESVLGQPLGLPKELADCAGEKILSVNIDNDFQQMRRFLLAQ; encoded by the coding sequence ATGAAATTTTATAATTTAAAACACCCTGAACAAGAAGTAAGCTTTAGCCAAGCTGTGCGTCAGGGGTTAGGAAAAGATCAAGGTTTGTTTTTTCCAAAAGAATTGCCGCAGCATAAAAATATTGAGCAATTGTTAGCAATGCCATTAGTTGAGCGTAGTATGCATGTACTGTATCCATTCGTTGAAGATGACTTGAGCGAAGCTGAATTTCGTCAAATTATCACTAATGCATTTAACTTTCCGGCATTGACCCAGGCAATTGATGAGAATAAGTCGGTGTTAGAATTATTCCATGGCCCAACATTAGCATTCAAAGATTTTGGTGCTCGTTTTATGGCGCAATGTCTGCAACAGTTTAGTAAAAATAATGACGACAAAATTACTATTTTAACGGCGACATCTGGTGATACTGGTGCGGCAGTAGCTCACGCGTTTTATGGTCTTGAAAACATTAATGTAGTGATTCTATATCCAAAAGGCAAAATTAGTTTATTGCAAGAAAAGATGTTCACTACGCTTGGTGATAATATCTCAACGCTTGCTGTTGAAGGCAGCTTTGATGATTGTCAGGCATTAGTTAAGAAAGCGTTTGATGATCACGAATTAGCCAAGGCTATTGGATTAAACTCCGCCAATTCCATCAATATTTCTCGATTACTTGCTCAAATTAGTTACTACTTTGAAGCTGCGGCGCAATTATTCCGTCAACGAGGTAAAATCGACGATTTAGTTTTCTCTATTCCAAGTGGCAATTTTGGTAACTTAACCGCAGGCTTGCTAGCTAAAGCGATTGGTTTACCGATCAAACGATTTATCGCAGCGACAAACGTAAACGATACTGTGCCACGTTATTTGCAAACGGGAGAGTGGGAACCACATGATACTGTTGCGACGATGAGTAATGCAATGGACGTATCTAAACCGAACAATTGGCCTCGTGTCGAGCACATGCTTAGGTCTGGTATCGTTGATGAAAATGCGTTGTCATCAGTTGCAATTGATGAAGAGCAAACGCAAATGGCAATGATCAACTTAAATTCTTTAGGTTATATTTGTGAGCCGCATGCAAGTGTTGCTTATAAAGCACTGAAGTATAATCTAGATGACAGTGAATATGGTGTTGTACTTGGTACTGCTCATCCGGCTAAATTTAAAGACACGGTAGAAAGTGTCCTA